From a single Pelodiscus sinensis isolate JC-2024 chromosome 4, ASM4963464v1, whole genome shotgun sequence genomic region:
- the LRFN5 gene encoding leucine-rich repeat and fibronectin type-III domain-containing protein 5 isoform X1, with protein sequence MEKLPLYLLFIAVAARAQICPKRCVCQILSPNLATLCAKKGLLFVPPNIDRRTVELRLADNFVTNIKRKDFANMTSLVDLTLSRNTISFITPHAFADLRNLRALHLNSNRLTKITNDMFSGLSNLHHLILNNNQLTLISSTAFDDVLALEELDLSYNNLETIPWDAVEKMVSLHTLSLDHNMIDHIPKGTFSHLHKMTRLDVTSNKLQKLPPDPLFQRAQVLATSGIISPSTFALSFGGNPLHCNCELLWLRRLSREDDLETCASPPLLSGRYFWSIPEEEFLCEPPLITRHTHELRVLEGQRATLRCKARGDPEPAIHWISPEGKLISNATRSLVYDNGTLDILITTVKDTGSFTCIASNPAGEATQTVDLHIIKLPHLLNSTNHIHEPDPGSSDISTSTKSGSNASSNNGETKVSQDKKVVVAEATSSTALLKFNFQRNIPGIRMFQIQYNGTYDDSLVYRMIPPTSKTFLVNNLAAGTVYDLCVLAIYDDGITSLTATRVIGCIQFTTEQDYVRCHFMQSQFLGGTMIIIIGGIIVASVLVFIIILMIRYKVCNNNGQPKVTKVSNVYSQTNGAQAQGCSGALPQSMSKQAVGHEESVPCSRLPNDHGTQSSDPCSSQDSSTTTSALPPTWTSSTSASQKQKRKPGPKPSNEPQSEAVTNLESQNTNRNNSTALQSASRPPASVKGPPTYKRAQAKPSKFLTLPAESSRAKRRFSLNGEVMEYHWYGNSQNTGGLWSKRSMSMNGMLIQSDNSDVDSGKATFSSSEWILESTV encoded by the exons ATGGAAAAACTGCCTTTGTATCTGCTGTTCATTGCTGTCGCAGCGAGAGCCCAGATCTGCCCCAAGCGCTGCGTCTGTCAGATTTTGTCTCCAAATCTTGCAACCCTTTGTGCCAAGAAAGGGCTTTTATTTGTGCCCCCCAACATCGACAGAAGGACTGTGGAGCTGCGGCTGGCAGACAACTTTGTGACAAACATCAAAAGGAAAGATTTTGCCAACATGACCAGCCTGGTGGACCTGACGCTGTCCCGGAATACAATCAGTTTTATTACACCTCATGCATTCGCCGACTTGCGCAACTTGCGGGCTTTGCATTTGAACAGCAACAGATTGACTAAGATCACGAATGACATGTTCAGCGGGCTTTCCAACCTGCACCATCTGATACTTAACAACAACCAGCTGACTTTAATTTCTTCCACCGCCTTTGACGACGTTTTAGCTCTTGAGGAACTGGATCTGTCCTATAACAATCTAGAAACGATCCCTTGGGATGCCGTGGAGAAGATGGTTAGTTTGCACACCCTCAGCTTAGATCACAACATGATTGACCACATCCCTAAGGGGACTTTCTCCCATCTCCACAAGATGACCAGGCTGGATGTCACATCCAATAAATTGCAGAAGCTGCCACCTGACCCTCTCTTCCAGCGAGCTCAGGTATTAGCAACCTCAGGAATCATCAGCCCCTCGACTTTCGCCTTGAGCTTTGGTGGAAACCCTTTGCATTGCAATTGCGAACTCCTGTGGCTGCGGCGTCTTTCCAGAGAAGACGACCTAGAGACTTGTGCTTCTCCTCCACTGTTATCTGGTCGGTATTTCTGGTCAATCCCGGAGGAAGAGTTCCTGTGTGAGCCCCCTCTCATTACCAGACACACACATGAGCTGAGAGTGCTGGAGGGCCAAAGGGCCACTCTGAGGTGTAAGGCCCGGGGCGATCCAGAGCCAGCTATTCATTGGATTTCCCCAGAAGGCAAACTTATTTCCAATGCCACAAGGTCACTGGTGTATGACAATGGAACCCTTGACATCCTTATAACAACGGTGAAGGACACAGGCTCCTTCACTTGCATAGCATCCAATCCCGCAGGAGAAGCCACTCAAACAGTGGATCTTCACATCATCAAACTTCCTCATTTGCTAAACAGCACAAACCACATTCACGAGCCTGACCCTGGCTCCTCGGACATCTCAACGTCCACCAAGTCAGGGTCAAATGCCAGCAGTAATAACGGGGAGACAAAAGTCAGCCAAGATAAGAAAGTTGTAGTCGCAGAAGCAACATCGTCTACTGCGCTACTCAAATTtaattttcagagaaatatcccaGGCATCCGTATGTTCCAAATCCAGTACAATGGTACTTACGATGACTCGCTTGTTTACAG AATGATACCTCCCACGAGCAAAACCTTCCTGGTCAACAACCTGGCTGCCGGGACCGTCTACGACCTGTGTGTCCTGGCGATCTACGACGACGGCATCACCTCCCTCACTGCCACCAGGGTCATCGGGTGCATCCAGTTTACTACCGAGCAGGATTACGTCCGGTGCCATTTCATGCAGTCCCAGTTCCTGGGCGGCACCATGATTATCATCATTGGTGGGATTATAGTGGCTTCCGTGCTCGTTTTCATCATCATCCTCATGATCCGCTACAAGGTGTGTAACAACAATGGGCAGCCCAAGGTGACCAAGGTCAGCAATGTGTATTCCCAGACAAACGGGGCGCAGGCGCAAGGATGCAGCGGGGCCCTGCCCCAGTCCATGTCCAAACAGGCTGTTGGGCATGAGGAGAGCGTCCCGTGCTCCAGACTTCCCAATGACCATGGGACACAGTCGTCAGACCCTTGCTCGAGCCAGGACTCCTCTACCACtacctctgctctgcctcccacgTGGACTTCCAGCACTTCTGCCTCCCAAAAGCAGAAGAGAAAGCCTGGGCCAAAGCCAAGCAATGAGCCACAGAGCGAAGCTGTCACAAATCTCGAGTCCCAGAACACTAACCGAAATAACTCGACTGCGCTGCAGTCAGCTAGCCGTCCCCCCGCCTCTGTCAAAGGGCCCCCCACCTACAAAAGAGCACAAGCCAAGCCAAGTAAGTTTCTCACTTTGCCAGCTGAAAGCTCCAGAGCAAAGCGCAGGTTCTCCCTGAACGGAGAAGTAATGGAATACCATTGGTATGGTAACTCCCAGAACACAGGTGGATTATGGTCTAAAAGGAGCATGTCCATGAATGGGATGCTAATTCAGTCAGACAATTCTGATGTGGATAGTGGAAAAGCAACTTTCTCAAGTTCTGAGTGGATATTGGAAAGCACTGTGTGA
- the LRFN5 gene encoding leucine-rich repeat and fibronectin type-III domain-containing protein 5 isoform X4, which produces MEKLPLYLLFIAVAARAQICPKRCVCQILSPNLATLCAKKGLLFVPPNIDRRTVELRLADNFVTNIKRKDFANMTSLVDLTLSRNTISFITPHAFADLRNLRALHLNSNRLTKITNDMFSGLSNLHHLILNNNQLTLISSTAFDDVLALEELDLSYNNLETIPWDAVEKMVSLHTLSLDHNMIDHIPKGTFSHLHKMTRLDVTSNKLQKLPPDPLFQRAQVLATSGIISPSTFALSFGGNPLHCNCELLWLRRLSREDDLETCASPPLLSGRYFWSIPEEEFLCEPPLITRHTHELRVLEGQRATLRCKARGDPEPAIHWISPEGKLISNATRSLVYDNGTLDILITTVKDTGSFTCIASNPAGEATQTVDLHIIKLPHLLNSTNHIHEPDPGSSDISTSTKSGSNASSNNGETKVSQDKKVVVAEATSSTALLKFNFQRNIPGIRMFQIQYNGTYDDSLVYRMIPPTSKTFLVNNLAAGTVYDLCVLAIYDDGITSLTATRVIGCIQFTTEQDYVRCHFMQSQFLGGTMIIIIGGIIVASVLVFIIILMIRYKGWEDKSAIRVRLAE; this is translated from the exons ATGGAAAAACTGCCTTTGTATCTGCTGTTCATTGCTGTCGCAGCGAGAGCCCAGATCTGCCCCAAGCGCTGCGTCTGTCAGATTTTGTCTCCAAATCTTGCAACCCTTTGTGCCAAGAAAGGGCTTTTATTTGTGCCCCCCAACATCGACAGAAGGACTGTGGAGCTGCGGCTGGCAGACAACTTTGTGACAAACATCAAAAGGAAAGATTTTGCCAACATGACCAGCCTGGTGGACCTGACGCTGTCCCGGAATACAATCAGTTTTATTACACCTCATGCATTCGCCGACTTGCGCAACTTGCGGGCTTTGCATTTGAACAGCAACAGATTGACTAAGATCACGAATGACATGTTCAGCGGGCTTTCCAACCTGCACCATCTGATACTTAACAACAACCAGCTGACTTTAATTTCTTCCACCGCCTTTGACGACGTTTTAGCTCTTGAGGAACTGGATCTGTCCTATAACAATCTAGAAACGATCCCTTGGGATGCCGTGGAGAAGATGGTTAGTTTGCACACCCTCAGCTTAGATCACAACATGATTGACCACATCCCTAAGGGGACTTTCTCCCATCTCCACAAGATGACCAGGCTGGATGTCACATCCAATAAATTGCAGAAGCTGCCACCTGACCCTCTCTTCCAGCGAGCTCAGGTATTAGCAACCTCAGGAATCATCAGCCCCTCGACTTTCGCCTTGAGCTTTGGTGGAAACCCTTTGCATTGCAATTGCGAACTCCTGTGGCTGCGGCGTCTTTCCAGAGAAGACGACCTAGAGACTTGTGCTTCTCCTCCACTGTTATCTGGTCGGTATTTCTGGTCAATCCCGGAGGAAGAGTTCCTGTGTGAGCCCCCTCTCATTACCAGACACACACATGAGCTGAGAGTGCTGGAGGGCCAAAGGGCCACTCTGAGGTGTAAGGCCCGGGGCGATCCAGAGCCAGCTATTCATTGGATTTCCCCAGAAGGCAAACTTATTTCCAATGCCACAAGGTCACTGGTGTATGACAATGGAACCCTTGACATCCTTATAACAACGGTGAAGGACACAGGCTCCTTCACTTGCATAGCATCCAATCCCGCAGGAGAAGCCACTCAAACAGTGGATCTTCACATCATCAAACTTCCTCATTTGCTAAACAGCACAAACCACATTCACGAGCCTGACCCTGGCTCCTCGGACATCTCAACGTCCACCAAGTCAGGGTCAAATGCCAGCAGTAATAACGGGGAGACAAAAGTCAGCCAAGATAAGAAAGTTGTAGTCGCAGAAGCAACATCGTCTACTGCGCTACTCAAATTtaattttcagagaaatatcccaGGCATCCGTATGTTCCAAATCCAGTACAATGGTACTTACGATGACTCGCTTGTTTACAG AATGATACCTCCCACGAGCAAAACCTTCCTGGTCAACAACCTGGCTGCCGGGACCGTCTACGACCTGTGTGTCCTGGCGATCTACGACGACGGCATCACCTCCCTCACTGCCACCAGGGTCATCGGGTGCATCCAGTTTACTACCGAGCAGGATTACGTCCGGTGCCATTTCATGCAGTCCCAGTTCCTGGGCGGCACCATGATTATCATCATTGGTGGGATTATAGTGGCTTCCGTGCTCGTTTTCATCATCATCCTCATGATCCGCTACAAG gggtgggaagaTAAATCCGCCATTAGAGTTCGCCTGGCCGAGTGA
- the LRFN5 gene encoding leucine-rich repeat and fibronectin type-III domain-containing protein 5 isoform X3 — MEKLPLYLLFIAVAARAQICPKRCVCQILSPNLATLCAKKGLLFVPPNIDRRTVELRLADNFVTNIKRKDFANMTSLVDLTLSRNTISFITPHAFADLRNLRALHLNSNRLTKITNDMFSGLSNLHHLILNNNQLTLISSTAFDDVLALEELDLSYNNLETIPWDAVEKMVSLHTLSLDHNMIDHIPKGTFSHLHKMTRLDVTSNKLQKLPPDPLFQRAQVLATSGIISPSTFALSFGGNPLHCNCELLWLRRLSREDDLETCASPPLLSGRYFWSIPEEEFLCEPPLITRHTHELRVLEGQRATLRCKARGDPEPAIHWISPEGKLISNATRSLVYDNGTLDILITTVKDTGSFTCIASNPAGEATQTVDLHIIKLPHLLNSTNHIHEPDPGSSDISTSTKSGSNASSNNGETKVSQDKKVVVAEATSSTALLKFNFQRNIPGIRMFQIQYNGTYDDSLVYRMIPPTSKTFLVNNLAAGTVYDLCVLAIYDDGITSLTATRVIGCIQFTTEQDYVRCHFMQSQFLGGTMIIIIGGIIVASVLVFIIILMIRYKVCNNNGQPKVTKVSNVYSQTNGAQAQGCSGALPQSMSKQAVGHEESVPCSRLPNDHGTQSSDPCSSQDSSTTTSALPPTWTSSTSASQKQKRKPGPKPSNEPQSEAVTNLESQNTNRNNSTALQSASRPPASVKGPPTYKRAQAKPRVGR, encoded by the exons ATGGAAAAACTGCCTTTGTATCTGCTGTTCATTGCTGTCGCAGCGAGAGCCCAGATCTGCCCCAAGCGCTGCGTCTGTCAGATTTTGTCTCCAAATCTTGCAACCCTTTGTGCCAAGAAAGGGCTTTTATTTGTGCCCCCCAACATCGACAGAAGGACTGTGGAGCTGCGGCTGGCAGACAACTTTGTGACAAACATCAAAAGGAAAGATTTTGCCAACATGACCAGCCTGGTGGACCTGACGCTGTCCCGGAATACAATCAGTTTTATTACACCTCATGCATTCGCCGACTTGCGCAACTTGCGGGCTTTGCATTTGAACAGCAACAGATTGACTAAGATCACGAATGACATGTTCAGCGGGCTTTCCAACCTGCACCATCTGATACTTAACAACAACCAGCTGACTTTAATTTCTTCCACCGCCTTTGACGACGTTTTAGCTCTTGAGGAACTGGATCTGTCCTATAACAATCTAGAAACGATCCCTTGGGATGCCGTGGAGAAGATGGTTAGTTTGCACACCCTCAGCTTAGATCACAACATGATTGACCACATCCCTAAGGGGACTTTCTCCCATCTCCACAAGATGACCAGGCTGGATGTCACATCCAATAAATTGCAGAAGCTGCCACCTGACCCTCTCTTCCAGCGAGCTCAGGTATTAGCAACCTCAGGAATCATCAGCCCCTCGACTTTCGCCTTGAGCTTTGGTGGAAACCCTTTGCATTGCAATTGCGAACTCCTGTGGCTGCGGCGTCTTTCCAGAGAAGACGACCTAGAGACTTGTGCTTCTCCTCCACTGTTATCTGGTCGGTATTTCTGGTCAATCCCGGAGGAAGAGTTCCTGTGTGAGCCCCCTCTCATTACCAGACACACACATGAGCTGAGAGTGCTGGAGGGCCAAAGGGCCACTCTGAGGTGTAAGGCCCGGGGCGATCCAGAGCCAGCTATTCATTGGATTTCCCCAGAAGGCAAACTTATTTCCAATGCCACAAGGTCACTGGTGTATGACAATGGAACCCTTGACATCCTTATAACAACGGTGAAGGACACAGGCTCCTTCACTTGCATAGCATCCAATCCCGCAGGAGAAGCCACTCAAACAGTGGATCTTCACATCATCAAACTTCCTCATTTGCTAAACAGCACAAACCACATTCACGAGCCTGACCCTGGCTCCTCGGACATCTCAACGTCCACCAAGTCAGGGTCAAATGCCAGCAGTAATAACGGGGAGACAAAAGTCAGCCAAGATAAGAAAGTTGTAGTCGCAGAAGCAACATCGTCTACTGCGCTACTCAAATTtaattttcagagaaatatcccaGGCATCCGTATGTTCCAAATCCAGTACAATGGTACTTACGATGACTCGCTTGTTTACAG AATGATACCTCCCACGAGCAAAACCTTCCTGGTCAACAACCTGGCTGCCGGGACCGTCTACGACCTGTGTGTCCTGGCGATCTACGACGACGGCATCACCTCCCTCACTGCCACCAGGGTCATCGGGTGCATCCAGTTTACTACCGAGCAGGATTACGTCCGGTGCCATTTCATGCAGTCCCAGTTCCTGGGCGGCACCATGATTATCATCATTGGTGGGATTATAGTGGCTTCCGTGCTCGTTTTCATCATCATCCTCATGATCCGCTACAAGGTGTGTAACAACAATGGGCAGCCCAAGGTGACCAAGGTCAGCAATGTGTATTCCCAGACAAACGGGGCGCAGGCGCAAGGATGCAGCGGGGCCCTGCCCCAGTCCATGTCCAAACAGGCTGTTGGGCATGAGGAGAGCGTCCCGTGCTCCAGACTTCCCAATGACCATGGGACACAGTCGTCAGACCCTTGCTCGAGCCAGGACTCCTCTACCACtacctctgctctgcctcccacgTGGACTTCCAGCACTTCTGCCTCCCAAAAGCAGAAGAGAAAGCCTGGGCCAAAGCCAAGCAATGAGCCACAGAGCGAAGCTGTCACAAATCTCGAGTCCCAGAACACTAACCGAAATAACTCGACTGCGCTGCAGTCAGCTAGCCGTCCCCCCGCCTCTGTCAAAGGGCCCCCCACCTACAAAAGAGCACAAGCCAAGCCAA gggtgggaagaTAA
- the LRFN5 gene encoding leucine-rich repeat and fibronectin type-III domain-containing protein 5 isoform X2: MEKLPLYLLFIAVAARAQICPKRCVCQILSPNLATLCAKKGLLFVPPNIDRRTVELRLADNFVTNIKRKDFANMTSLVDLTLSRNTISFITPHAFADLRNLRALHLNSNRLTKITNDMFSGLSNLHHLILNNNQLTLISSTAFDDVLALEELDLSYNNLETIPWDAVEKMVSLHTLSLDHNMIDHIPKGTFSHLHKMTRLDVTSNKLQKLPPDPLFQRAQVLATSGIISPSTFALSFGGNPLHCNCELLWLRRLSREDDLETCASPPLLSGRYFWSIPEEEFLCEPPLITRHTHELRVLEGQRATLRCKARGDPEPAIHWISPEGKLISNATRSLVYDNGTLDILITTVKDTGSFTCIASNPAGEATQTVDLHIIKLPHLLNSTNHIHEPDPGSSDISTSTKSGSNASSNNGETKVSQDKKVVVAEATSSTALLKFNFQRNIPGIRMFQIQYNGTYDDSLVYRMIPPTSKTFLVNNLAAGTVYDLCVLAIYDDGITSLTATRVIGCIQFTTEQDYVRCHFMQSQFLGGTMIIIIGGIIVASVLVFIIILMIRYKVCNNNGQPKVTKVSNVYSQTNGAQAQGCSGALPQSMSKQAVGHEESVPCSRLPNDHGTQSSDPCSSQDSSTTTSALPPTWTSSTSASQKQKRKPGPKPSNEPQSEAVTNLESQNTNRNNSTALQSASRPPASVKGPPTYKRAQAKPSVGMELRTPALRPHQKHRH; encoded by the exons ATGGAAAAACTGCCTTTGTATCTGCTGTTCATTGCTGTCGCAGCGAGAGCCCAGATCTGCCCCAAGCGCTGCGTCTGTCAGATTTTGTCTCCAAATCTTGCAACCCTTTGTGCCAAGAAAGGGCTTTTATTTGTGCCCCCCAACATCGACAGAAGGACTGTGGAGCTGCGGCTGGCAGACAACTTTGTGACAAACATCAAAAGGAAAGATTTTGCCAACATGACCAGCCTGGTGGACCTGACGCTGTCCCGGAATACAATCAGTTTTATTACACCTCATGCATTCGCCGACTTGCGCAACTTGCGGGCTTTGCATTTGAACAGCAACAGATTGACTAAGATCACGAATGACATGTTCAGCGGGCTTTCCAACCTGCACCATCTGATACTTAACAACAACCAGCTGACTTTAATTTCTTCCACCGCCTTTGACGACGTTTTAGCTCTTGAGGAACTGGATCTGTCCTATAACAATCTAGAAACGATCCCTTGGGATGCCGTGGAGAAGATGGTTAGTTTGCACACCCTCAGCTTAGATCACAACATGATTGACCACATCCCTAAGGGGACTTTCTCCCATCTCCACAAGATGACCAGGCTGGATGTCACATCCAATAAATTGCAGAAGCTGCCACCTGACCCTCTCTTCCAGCGAGCTCAGGTATTAGCAACCTCAGGAATCATCAGCCCCTCGACTTTCGCCTTGAGCTTTGGTGGAAACCCTTTGCATTGCAATTGCGAACTCCTGTGGCTGCGGCGTCTTTCCAGAGAAGACGACCTAGAGACTTGTGCTTCTCCTCCACTGTTATCTGGTCGGTATTTCTGGTCAATCCCGGAGGAAGAGTTCCTGTGTGAGCCCCCTCTCATTACCAGACACACACATGAGCTGAGAGTGCTGGAGGGCCAAAGGGCCACTCTGAGGTGTAAGGCCCGGGGCGATCCAGAGCCAGCTATTCATTGGATTTCCCCAGAAGGCAAACTTATTTCCAATGCCACAAGGTCACTGGTGTATGACAATGGAACCCTTGACATCCTTATAACAACGGTGAAGGACACAGGCTCCTTCACTTGCATAGCATCCAATCCCGCAGGAGAAGCCACTCAAACAGTGGATCTTCACATCATCAAACTTCCTCATTTGCTAAACAGCACAAACCACATTCACGAGCCTGACCCTGGCTCCTCGGACATCTCAACGTCCACCAAGTCAGGGTCAAATGCCAGCAGTAATAACGGGGAGACAAAAGTCAGCCAAGATAAGAAAGTTGTAGTCGCAGAAGCAACATCGTCTACTGCGCTACTCAAATTtaattttcagagaaatatcccaGGCATCCGTATGTTCCAAATCCAGTACAATGGTACTTACGATGACTCGCTTGTTTACAG AATGATACCTCCCACGAGCAAAACCTTCCTGGTCAACAACCTGGCTGCCGGGACCGTCTACGACCTGTGTGTCCTGGCGATCTACGACGACGGCATCACCTCCCTCACTGCCACCAGGGTCATCGGGTGCATCCAGTTTACTACCGAGCAGGATTACGTCCGGTGCCATTTCATGCAGTCCCAGTTCCTGGGCGGCACCATGATTATCATCATTGGTGGGATTATAGTGGCTTCCGTGCTCGTTTTCATCATCATCCTCATGATCCGCTACAAGGTGTGTAACAACAATGGGCAGCCCAAGGTGACCAAGGTCAGCAATGTGTATTCCCAGACAAACGGGGCGCAGGCGCAAGGATGCAGCGGGGCCCTGCCCCAGTCCATGTCCAAACAGGCTGTTGGGCATGAGGAGAGCGTCCCGTGCTCCAGACTTCCCAATGACCATGGGACACAGTCGTCAGACCCTTGCTCGAGCCAGGACTCCTCTACCACtacctctgctctgcctcccacgTGGACTTCCAGCACTTCTGCCTCCCAAAAGCAGAAGAGAAAGCCTGGGCCAAAGCCAAGCAATGAGCCACAGAGCGAAGCTGTCACAAATCTCGAGTCCCAGAACACTAACCGAAATAACTCGACTGCGCTGCAGTCAGCTAGCCGTCCCCCCGCCTCTGTCAAAGGGCCCCCCACCTACAAAAGAGCACAAGCCAAGCCAA GTGTGGGAATGGAGCTAAGAACTCCTGCCCTCCGCCCCCACCAGAAGCATCGCCATTGA